The Lagopus muta isolate bLagMut1 chromosome 4, bLagMut1 primary, whole genome shotgun sequence genome has a window encoding:
- the LOC125692695 gene encoding LOW QUALITY PROTEIN: nucleoporin NUP42-like (The sequence of the model RefSeq protein was modified relative to this genomic sequence to represent the inferred CDS: inserted 3 bases in 2 codons) encodes MPGEQHRCFSATLERESGHSTITFSWIGRTVSPKHWVPKLSSQQQRCCPLVLANPSVSSGSAPAVGSSAAASSPPALGVTSSHSCPHPVGTGDAAAPSAACSSLNAPGTAAGCGXSGLPGPASPAAANPSSTAPLAVAAPKAATEPSHPGASSALATPTAGASAHSAASAPPAXPHSIRAGQLHTPRRELTAGELEQFRAKKFTLGKVLLKPPPADLLYDKDLS; translated from the exons ATGCCTGGAGAACAGCATCGATG TTTTTCAGCTACTTTGGAGAGAGAAAGTGGTCACTCCACCATTACTTTCTCTTGGATTGGGAGGACAGTAAGCCCCAAGCACTGGGTTCCCAA GCTCTCCAGCCAACAGCAGCGGTGCTGCCCGCTTGTCCTTGCAAATCCCAGCGTCTCATCTGGAAGCGCTCCAGCTGtggggagctctgctgctgcctccagtcCTCCTGCCCTCGGGGTGACGTCCTCCCACAGCTGTCCCCATCCTGTTGGGactggggatgctgcagctccatccGCAGCCTGCTCCTCACTTAACGCTCCTGGAACAGCCGCTGGCTGTG CTTCTGGGCTTCCGGGCCCTGCGAGCCCTGCTGCGGCAAATCCTTCCAGCACCGCTCCGCTTGCTGTCGCTGCTCCCAAGGCAGCTACAGAACCTTCTCACCCGGGTGCAAGCAGTGCTTTGGCCACACCGACTGCCGGTGCCTCTGCACACAGCGCCGCGTCTGCGCCTCCTGC TCCACACAGCATCAGAGCAGGTCAGTTACACACACCGAGGAGGGAACTAACGGCCGGAGAGCTGGAGCAGTTCAGAGCCAAGAAGTTCACGCTAGGAAAGGTCCTTCTGAAGCCACCACCAGCAGACCTTTTGTATGATAAGGatttaagttaa